GCCGTCAAGCGCCTGATCGAGCCGGAGGAGGTCGGTGCGACCGTGCTCTGGCTGTGCGGACCGTACGCCGGGTCGGTGAGCGGGGCGTCGTTGCCGATGGACGGGGCGTGGACGGCCCGTTAGGCAAAAGCCGCGGCCGGTGTCGCGGCGCGCGATCGGCCGCCGGGGAAAGGCCAGTTCACAAGGGGTGACGTGGGCGGTCCGGGCTGGCAGGGTGTGCGCATCACGGGACGCGCACCCGACCGGCGTGGCCCCACCCCGCCCCTCCCCCGCGTGCCGTACCGGTCCCGCCGCGGCCCGGTGACCGGCGGGACGGGCGGGGGTACGGCAAGGGGGAACGGCAGGGAGGCCGAGATGGACACCAGCACGGCAGCGACGGGCGCGCCACGGCCCGGAGCCGACGCCTCCCCTCCCCCGCGCCCCGGTGCCGCTCGTGCGGCGGAATCCTCGGCCGCGCCTCATCTGCGCCGGCTGCTGGAGATGCTGGCCGAGGACGCTCCCGCCGAGGCGTTGGGCGCGGTCACCGGGGAGGCCCGCGGGGCGGGGGTCGGCGGCGCCGACCTCGCGGAGACCGAGCGGGCGGTGGCCACCGCCTTGCGGGTACGCGGTTCGCTGCGCGCGCACCGCCGCCGTGAGCTCGAACTGACCGCCCTCTTCGACACGGCGGGCGACCTCGCCGCCTCCCGGGATCTCGACGAGGTGCTGAAGGCGATCGTCCGGCGGGCCAGGATGCTGCTCGGCACGGACACGGCCTATCTGACGCTGCCGGACGAGGAGGCCGGGGACACCTACATGCGGGTCACGGACGGGTCGGTGTCACCGGTCTTCCAGAACCTCCGGCTCGAACTCGGCGAAGGGCTCGGCGGTCTCGTCGCGCAGACCACCCGTCCGTACGCGACCCCGGACTACCGCACCGACGACCGGTTCCGGCACACCCGCAACATCAACGCGGGTGTGTTCGAGGAAGGTCTCGTCGCCATCCTCGGGGTGCCGCTGCTGCTCGGCTCGGTGCACGGCGAAGACCGCAAGGTGATCGGGGTGCTGTTCGCCGCCGACCGTTCCCCCCGCGCGTTCGGCCCGGACGAGGTGGCGCTGCTCTCGTCGCTGGCCGCGCACGCCGCGATCGCCATCGACACGGCGCGGGCCCTGCACGACACCCGGGCCGCGCTCGCCGAACTCGCGGAGGTGAACGCGCTGGTGCGGGCCCACTCGGCGGCCGTGCAGCGGGCCGAGGAGGCGCACGACCGGCTCACCGACCTGGTGCTGCGCGGCGGGGACGTCCGGGACGTGGCGGCCGCCGTCGCGGGTCTGCTCGACGGTGCGCTCACCGTCCACGATCCGGCGGGCCGCCCGCTCGCCGCCGTCCGGCACGACGGCGGTCCCTTCGCCGCCGACTCGATGGACGCGGGGTGGCTGGTCACCGCCGCCGAGGAGTCGCGGGCCGCGGCCCGCGCGGTGGCCCGCTCGGGGCGGTGGATCTGCGCCGTTCTGGCGGGGCAGGAGTTGCTCGCCATCATGGTGCTGCACCGGCGGGACGCGCTGGAGGACTCCGACCGGCGAATGTTCGAACGCGCAGGGGTCGTCACCGGTCTGCTCATGCTGCTGCGGCGCACTGTCGCGGAGACGGAGAACCGGGTGCGGGGGGAGCTCGTCACCGACCTGCTCACCGACGCGGGCCGCAATCC
Above is a window of Streptomyces sp. NBC_00102 DNA encoding:
- a CDS encoding GAF domain-containing protein, which encodes MLAEDAPAEALGAVTGEARGAGVGGADLAETERAVATALRVRGSLRAHRRRELELTALFDTAGDLAASRDLDEVLKAIVRRARMLLGTDTAYLTLPDEEAGDTYMRVTDGSVSPVFQNLRLELGEGLGGLVAQTTRPYATPDYRTDDRFRHTRNINAGVFEEGLVAILGVPLLLGSVHGEDRKVIGVLFAADRSPRAFGPDEVALLSSLAAHAAIAIDTARALHDTRAALAELAEVNALVRAHSAAVQRAEEAHDRLTDLVLRGGDVRDVAAAVAGLLDGALTVHDPAGRPLAAVRHDGGPFAADSMDAGWLVTAAEESRAAARAVARSGRWICAVLAGQELLAIMVLHRRDALEDSDRRMFERAGVVTGLLMLLRRTVAETENRVRGELVTDLLTDAGRNPALLAERGRRLGVDLDQPRLVLVADTVPEARDRLGSAVVRHLFGSPGGSASAEHAGAVVLLVTADEHRAPERAARAAAAQLGHLTGAPVTVAAAGPATGPAALAAAHAEAVRCLRALHVLGRQGEGASAHQLGFLGVLLGDARDVGGFVRATLGPLLDYDARRGTELVRTLAAYFEAGTSLTRAKDALHVNT